The genomic stretch GACCTTGCCTTAAAAGCAGACTCCCTAAGTCTGTGCCTTAACCACTTGGCTAACCTCTAAAAGGTATGGGATTCGAACCCATGAATTTGATGGTATGCTCTACCTTTGAGCTAACTCTCCCGGAGTGGAGGAATCGAACCTCCGACACTACCGTTTGGACAATGCTCTACCGCTGAGCTACTTCTTGCGAAGGGTGGAATCGAACCACCGCCATTGTCTGAATCCTGTCTGCCTGGAACACAGTACGGCATGACCGCTGCGCCGCGAGGCTTATAAAGCCTTCGCTAAAGCTGACAATCTATATTATGGCCTGGGCCAAAATAACATTAGTTAAATACTTCTTATTTCATATTAGTTACCACAGTATCGAATCTGAGTTCAGACACCTTTATCCCTTAACAACACCGACCGTCTTCAGTCGTTTTACGGGCTTAACCAGGTCTTTCTGATTCTCCATAACCTCATCGATATCCTTATAAGCGAAACGGCTTTCCTCTGCAACATCCTTTTTGTTATGCTTTCCTAATACTACTCCCTGCTTTTGCAGGTCCACCATAACCTCTTCGGCAGTAAAATTCTCCATTGCACCTTTTCTGGAGTATCTTCTCCCTGCGCCGTGGGAAGAGGAATGAAAGCTCATCTCATTTCCAAGCCCCTCCACTACATAGCTGTAGGAACCCATGGCGCCGGGAATTACTGCCAGCTCACCTTCTCTTGCTCTGGTGGCACCCTTGCGGTGCACCCACACTTCTTTGCCGTAGTGCTGTTCCAATGACGCATAATTGTGATGACAATTGATTTCCATATTGTATTCTAAAGTAAGGTTTGTGTATTTACCCATCCATTTATCTAAGATTGCTTTTACCGCTAACATCATACGCAGTCTGTTCTCTTCAGCAAAATTAAGCGCCAGGTTCATCCAGTTGATATACTGCTTCCCTTCTTTTGTATCTACCGGGAGAAATGCCAGCCGGTATTCATCCGGTACGCTGCTCTTCCATTTACTGTTTAATTCTCTGGCGGTTTGATGAAAGGCATCACATACCTGTTTGCCGAAATTGCGGCTTCCAGAATGAATCATGATACCAAGATACCCCTCTTCATCTTCCTGTAATTCAATAAAATGATTACCCCCTCCAAGGGTTCCCACCTGGAAGTATCCGGCCTCTAACTGTCCCAGTAGTTCTGCGTTCGCCTCATATTTCTCAAGTTCTTCAAAGGCTCTTTCCAGGGTATTGCAGGGCTGAGGATGTTTATGGTGATTGAAGCCGACAGGGACATTCCTTAATATATCACTGATGATCGCCTGTATCAGTGATCCGCTGCCAGTCTTGATATCTTTTATTTCCTCCACAAGAATATTGGTTCCTACAAAGGCCATTCCGCAGCCGATATCTACCCCCACTGCATTGGGTACAATTACATCTTTTGCTGCAATGACACCACCAATGGGCATTCCCATTCCTGCATGGGTATCTGGCATTAATGCCACCCACTGGTGAAGAAAAGGCAGTCGGGACAGATTGTAGGCCTGCTTTAAACAGGTTTCTTCTATGCTCTTTTCTCCATCAAGCCATATTTTAATGGGGTGGTCAGTTTCTTTATTTGCAATTACAAACATACAATCACTCCTTTCATTCTTTTCATTGTTTCTGTTTGCTTGCTATGCTATGATATTAGCATATGTTTCCAAGGGAATCATTTAAAAAAGTTTGCGAAAGTGAAGAATACGATGGGAGAATATCACGAACTCATACGTAATTTTGATAAAATAAGAGATTATATGCGGGACTTTTATATTTATGGCTTTAAATCACGAAGTGATTTTACGAGAAAGTCTGCCCGCACTTATGATAATGAAAAACGTCGGATTGAGAGCTACATGGGCGAATATATGAAGTGGGAGTATACAAAGACCGGCAAGAACCTGTTCATCTCCATGGACTGCGCACGGCTTCCCCTTAACCCCCTTTATGCT from Anaerocolumna sp. AGMB13020 encodes the following:
- a CDS encoding RtcB family protein, which gives rise to MFVIANKETDHPIKIWLDGEKSIEETCLKQAYNLSRLPFLHQWVALMPDTHAGMGMPIGGVIAAKDVIVPNAVGVDIGCGMAFVGTNILVEEIKDIKTGSGSLIQAIISDILRNVPVGFNHHKHPQPCNTLERAFEELEKYEANAELLGQLEAGYFQVGTLGGGNHFIELQEDEEGYLGIMIHSGSRNFGKQVCDAFHQTARELNSKWKSSVPDEYRLAFLPVDTKEGKQYINWMNLALNFAEENRLRMMLAVKAILDKWMGKYTNLTLEYNMEINCHHNYASLEQHYGKEVWVHRKGATRAREGELAVIPGAMGSYSYVVEGLGNEMSFHSSSHGAGRRYSRKGAMENFTAEEVMVDLQKQGVVLGKHNKKDVAEESRFAYKDIDEVMENQKDLVKPVKRLKTVGVVKG